The proteins below come from a single Miscanthus floridulus cultivar M001 chromosome 1, ASM1932011v1, whole genome shotgun sequence genomic window:
- the LOC136493782 gene encoding uncharacterized protein, with amino-acid sequence MAEGDGAGAAATGKLAELPSGAEKGLPRRGKASSGRTLNTAQISLVASHPDVYEPCDDSFALVDALLSDKAQLLTLQPRLCMEVGSGSGYVITSLAIMLRQLGSGAQYLATDINQHAAETTQATLEAHGVHADVIVTDIVSGLDKHLAGMVDVAVVNPPYVPTPVEEVGCKGIASSWAGGLNGRQVIDRILPAVREMLSERGWLYMVALEDNDPSDICHLMSEMGYASRVVLKRCTEEESLYVFKFWRDPHAVSSASPKSSGSESWFSQLPFKSLWHKNS; translated from the exons ATGGCGGAAGGCGACGGCGCCGGCGCGGCGGCGACGGGGAAGCTCGCGGAGCTCCCCAGCGGCGCCGAGAAGGGGCTCCCCAGGAGGGGCAAG GCTTCTTCCGGGAGGACATTAAACACTGCACAAATTTCGCTTGTTGCAAGCCATCCAGATGTGTATGAGCCATGTGATGATTCCTTTGCCCTTGTTGATGCACTACTCTCAGACAAAGCACAGCTTTTGACGCTACAGCCAAGGTTATGTATGGAGGTTGGGTCCGGCAGTGGTTATGTCATCACCTCTCTTGCAATCATGCTCAGGCAGTTAGGCTCTGGAGCCCAGTACCTAGCAACTGACATCAACCAACATGCTGCTGAGACAACTCAAGCGACCCTTGAAGCTCATGGGGTGCATGCAGATGTAATTGTTACTGATATTGTGTCTGGTCTTGATAAACACCTTGCTGGTATGGTTGATGTGGCAGTTGTTAACCCTCCTTATGTGCCAACTCCTGTGGAAGAAGTTGGATGCAAAGGCATTGCTTCGTCTTGGGCAGGCGGTTTGAACGGGCGCCAAGTGATAGACAGGATCCTTCCTGCTGTGCGTGAGATGCTATCGGAAAGAGGGTGGCTGTACATGGTGGCCCTCGAAGATAATGATCCTTCAGATATATGCCATCTGATGAGCGAGATGGGGTATGCATCGCGCGTTGTGTTGAAGAGGTGTACTGAGGAGGAGAGCCTTTATGTTTTCAAGTTCTGGCGAGATCCGCATGCTGTTTCCAGTGCGTCTCCTAAATCTTCAGGCTCTGAGTCATGGTTTTCTCAGTTGCCATTCAAATCCCTTTGGCACAAGAACTCGTAG